Proteins encoded by one window of Candidatus Lernaella stagnicola:
- a CDS encoding ABC transporter ATP-binding protein, which translates to MGILELKNVSLELDGHPILNGVSIDFWEGHIHALVGPNGAGKSTLAATIMGLPGYTHMGGDILFEGESLRGVPLDERARRGITLGWQEPARFEGLTVEKFLKAGAKDKSPAGVRDVLSQVGLDPDAYLARAVDKTLSGGERKRIELASILAVEPKVVLMDEPDSGIDVEALNRIFEALRTLKTQGSTVILITHSTTVLEQAEHCFLMCCGQVVEKGPVDKVGLFFEDKCQPCRHPNFPDIDESGA; encoded by the coding sequence ATGGGTATCCTGGAACTCAAAAACGTCTCACTGGAACTCGACGGTCACCCGATTCTAAACGGCGTGTCGATCGATTTCTGGGAAGGACACATCCACGCCCTCGTGGGACCGAACGGCGCGGGAAAATCCACCCTCGCCGCCACCATCATGGGCCTGCCCGGTTACACCCACATGGGCGGCGATATCCTTTTCGAAGGCGAATCCCTGCGCGGCGTACCGCTGGATGAGCGGGCGCGTCGCGGCATCACCCTGGGTTGGCAGGAGCCGGCGCGTTTCGAGGGCCTGACGGTCGAGAAATTTCTCAAAGCCGGCGCGAAAGACAAGTCGCCCGCAGGTGTTCGTGACGTGCTTTCGCAGGTCGGCCTCGACCCGGACGCCTACCTCGCGCGCGCCGTGGACAAGACGCTCAGCGGTGGCGAGCGCAAGCGCATCGAACTCGCGTCGATTCTCGCGGTGGAGCCCAAGGTCGTGCTGATGGACGAACCCGATTCGGGCATCGACGTCGAAGCCCTCAACCGCATTTTCGAGGCCCTGCGCACGCTCAAGACGCAAGGGTCGACAGTCATTCTGATCACGCACAGTACGACGGTGTTGGAGCAGGCCGAGCATTGTTTCCTGATGTGTTGCGGCCAAGTCGTCGAAAAGGGCCCGGTCGATAAGGTCGGCCTGTTTTTCGAAGACAAATGCCAGCCCTGCCGCCATCCCAATTTCCCCGACATCGACGAATCCGGAGCCTAG
- a CDS encoding SufD family Fe-S cluster assembly protein: MAVEDTIREIFDSINMSHHLPDDVAHIEINHNQVLASHTVPGLEIDAQELPDGVEATFRVRAGHHIAKPVHLCFGMLPESGVQRIILHVHIEDGAKVEVVAHCTFPNAVDVQHLMNADIHIGENAEYSYFERHVHGPDGGVTVVPKATVTVAEGGRFKTEFELIKGRVGIMDIEYETTCQAHAVVEMVARMSARGDDRIRIHEIANLVGEHSRGVLNSYIALRGQAKAEIRNTLRATAAHARGHVDCKEIVQDEAVASAIPVVEVLHPKAHVTHEAAIGSVDSKQLQTLMSRGLSEDEAVDLIIEGLLS, translated from the coding sequence ATGGCCGTTGAAGATACCATCCGCGAGATTTTCGATTCGATCAACATGAGCCACCATCTGCCTGACGACGTGGCGCACATCGAGATCAACCACAACCAGGTGCTGGCCAGCCACACCGTGCCCGGCCTGGAGATCGACGCCCAAGAGCTGCCCGACGGCGTCGAGGCGACATTCCGCGTGCGGGCGGGTCATCACATCGCCAAGCCCGTTCACCTCTGTTTCGGCATGCTGCCCGAAAGCGGCGTGCAGCGGATCATCCTGCACGTCCACATCGAGGACGGCGCGAAGGTGGAAGTCGTCGCGCACTGCACCTTCCCCAACGCGGTCGACGTGCAGCACTTGATGAACGCCGACATTCACATCGGCGAAAACGCCGAGTACTCCTACTTCGAGCGCCACGTGCACGGCCCCGACGGCGGCGTCACCGTCGTGCCCAAGGCCACGGTCACGGTCGCGGAAGGCGGTCGCTTCAAAACCGAATTCGAGTTGATCAAAGGCCGCGTCGGCATCATGGACATTGAATACGAAACGACTTGCCAGGCCCACGCGGTGGTCGAAATGGTCGCCCGCATGAGCGCTCGCGGCGACGATCGGATCCGCATTCACGAAATCGCGAACCTGGTCGGCGAGCATTCGCGCGGCGTGCTCAACAGCTACATCGCCCTGCGCGGCCAAGCCAAAGCGGAAATTCGCAACACGCTGCGGGCAACGGCGGCGCACGCCCGCGGTCACGTCGACTGCAAGGAAATCGTGCAGGATGAAGCGGTCGCCTCGGCGATTCCCGTTGTCGAAGTGTTGCATCCCAAAGCGCACGTGACGCACGAGGCCGCCATCGGCAGTGTCGATTCCAAGCAACTGCAAACTTTGATGTCGCGCGGCTTGAGCGAGGACGAAGCCGTGGATTTGATTATCGAGGGATTGCTTAGCTGA
- a CDS encoding START domain-containing protein, with translation MNRLCAIALLLAVTVALAAAADAEWRRVLDRDGIVVAVRPVDGSDLDEFRGVATIKAPLAVVAAVVRHVEGHPAWMDRTQSARVVRRSGPRTEILYHVSGAPWPLKDRDLVSRREEIWKLDERKVVFRFRDTQDADVPPREGLVRITQLRSRWELTWLGANSTQAVYVNRADPGGAIPISIANSQSKNVPFNTLRNLRRVAKSGRYDGMAGESELGRRIATLAAAGEWK, from the coding sequence ATGAATCGACTTTGCGCAATCGCGCTGTTGCTTGCGGTAACCGTCGCGCTGGCTGCCGCGGCCGATGCCGAGTGGCGGCGCGTGCTGGACCGGGACGGCATTGTTGTGGCGGTGCGGCCAGTGGACGGCTCGGACCTCGATGAGTTCCGCGGCGTGGCGACGATCAAGGCTCCGCTCGCCGTCGTCGCAGCGGTGGTGCGGCACGTCGAAGGCCATCCGGCTTGGATGGATCGCACGCAAAGCGCCCGCGTCGTAAGGCGGTCGGGACCGCGCACCGAAATCCTCTACCACGTCAGCGGGGCGCCATGGCCGCTCAAGGATCGCGACTTGGTTTCGCGCCGCGAGGAAATCTGGAAGTTGGACGAGCGCAAAGTCGTTTTTCGCTTTCGTGACACGCAGGACGCCGACGTACCGCCGCGCGAGGGCTTGGTGCGCATCACGCAGTTGCGCAGTCGTTGGGAGCTTACGTGGTTGGGCGCGAACAGCACGCAAGCCGTGTACGTCAACCGCGCCGATCCCGGCGGGGCGATTCCGATTTCCATCGCCAATTCGCAGAGCAAAAACGTGCCGTTCAATACCTTGCGAAATCTGCGGCGCGTGGCCAAATCCGGCCGGTATGACGGCATGGCTGGTGAAAGCGAGTTGGGACGGCGCATCGCCACGCTCGCGGCCGCCGGCGAGTGGAAGTAG
- a CDS encoding SUMF1/EgtB/PvdO family nonheme iron enzyme → MKTSRISPGLPDLSTIALVLICMCFCFGCREGGRKSSEPAADNGPQKTAATSVTVIPHEDTDAANRAGMTDILAALAALPKGTVLLVEDSLRDLAPPQVEVRRFQLTDSTRILPDKRSNPALAQAVLAPASLAVYSMFRAGDEVWDKAAVGADANARILFLATRRKPVGEQLAAAGTDADRYAERVSIPAGEDSPAFEIEKYEVTHARYAAFLNEMNFSFDEVVAYYSIKDPAARIVYLDGRFRAYEGAAVWPVFHVSWHGADAFCRHYGGRLPTFDEWKRVAGEQRGFRYPWGNETDFTHRANFTGDADGYPMWAPVDAFTAGASPEGVFNLAGNAYEWIDQYRVLGGAWEFSPALAANDQSDMNSPFDRNLHDGFRCVYQASGSSE, encoded by the coding sequence ACCATCGCGTTGGTCTTGATATGCATGTGTTTCTGTTTCGGCTGCCGGGAAGGCGGGCGGAAATCGAGCGAACCCGCTGCCGACAATGGCCCGCAGAAAACCGCCGCGACTTCTGTCACCGTCATTCCCCACGAAGACACCGATGCGGCCAACCGCGCGGGGATGACCGATATCCTAGCCGCGCTCGCGGCGCTGCCGAAAGGCACGGTGCTGCTGGTTGAGGATTCGCTGCGCGATCTGGCCCCGCCGCAGGTTGAGGTGCGCCGGTTCCAACTAACCGATTCCACGCGAATCCTACCCGACAAGCGCAGCAACCCCGCACTCGCCCAGGCTGTTTTGGCGCCGGCGAGTTTGGCCGTTTATTCGATGTTTCGGGCGGGCGACGAGGTATGGGACAAGGCCGCGGTGGGTGCCGACGCGAACGCGCGGATTCTCTTTTTGGCGACACGTCGCAAACCGGTCGGAGAGCAGTTGGCGGCGGCCGGAACCGACGCCGACCGCTACGCCGAGCGTGTGTCCATTCCGGCCGGCGAGGATTCACCCGCGTTTGAGATCGAGAAATATGAGGTCACACACGCCCGGTACGCCGCGTTCCTGAATGAGATGAATTTCTCTTTCGACGAGGTCGTGGCGTATTACTCGATCAAGGACCCGGCGGCGCGGATTGTATATCTCGACGGCCGGTTTCGCGCGTATGAGGGTGCGGCGGTGTGGCCGGTGTTCCACGTCAGTTGGCACGGCGCGGATGCTTTCTGCCGGCACTACGGCGGCCGCTTGCCGACCTTCGACGAGTGGAAGCGAGTCGCCGGGGAGCAGCGCGGCTTCCGCTACCCGTGGGGGAACGAGACCGACTTCACCCATCGCGCCAACTTTACGGGGGATGCGGACGGCTACCCCATGTGGGCGCCGGTCGATGCCTTTACGGCCGGGGCGTCGCCGGAGGGCGTTTTCAATCTGGCGGGCAATGCGTACGAATGGATCGATCAATACCGCGTTCTCGGCGGGGCGTGGGAATTTAGTCCAGCTCTTGCCGCCAACGATCAGAGCGACATGAATTCGCCCTTCGACCGCAATCTGCACGACGGCTTTCGTTGCGTGTATCAAGCGTCTGGATCATCCGAATGA